A region from the Corallococcus soli genome encodes:
- a CDS encoding acyl carrier protein: MQDDISRSLKKILTNNLFVEIPEEQIGGDDGLQSVVGLDSVGFLELRVICEDQFGVSISDQDFDTENFRTLNLLSALIVKLKAQQQGGAK; this comes from the coding sequence ATGCAGGACGACATCTCCAGAAGCCTCAAGAAGATCCTGACGAACAACCTCTTCGTGGAGATCCCCGAGGAGCAGATTGGCGGAGACGACGGGTTGCAGTCCGTCGTCGGCCTGGACTCCGTGGGTTTCCTGGAGCTGCGGGTCATCTGTGAGGATCAGTTCGGCGTGAGCATCTCCGACCAGGACTTCGACACGGAGAACTTCCGCACGCTCAACCTGTTGTCGGCGCTCATCGTGAAGCTCAAGGCCCAGCAACAGGGGGGCGCGAAGTGA
- a CDS encoding aminotransferase class III-fold pyridoxal phosphate-dependent enzyme, giving the protein MKVPAAGEKLGADDVARLRAGMALQMDHYGGGRLPYVCLKAKGLVQHMAALEGPDAGRVVEVLDASGGYASACLGAGHPRMQEALRDGLERTGYVTDELGSLERTLLLEELFGAQGLWADRFPGDAYHASGRNSGSEGLELALRLVLESNFDRRRMAPKPERSERRTILAFEGAWHGWTQGLVSLLNRRHYRLGMPLPATEALDVQFLPFGELAHLESFFAEHGRKLAGVFVEPIQGDAGILVPPAGYLRRLAALCREHDVLLVADEVLTFAKTGRFFGMTDAEGPIPTDITVIGKSLGMGVVSTSMVIARRELSVRSSGAVSTSDLRPLTSAVMRSGIQYMSGEGLVERTGPLGELLRERLRKDVAQVFPEVFQEVRGLGYMNGLELTEKASGSLGRLRTRLLDAGIFVEFMAGAGRRSRGLRYLFPAMRIAPPLIAGEADLQEMVARIQRGVRAFVESGS; this is encoded by the coding sequence GTGAAGGTGCCCGCCGCGGGGGAGAAGCTGGGGGCGGACGACGTCGCCCGCCTGCGCGCCGGCATGGCGTTGCAGATGGACCACTATGGCGGCGGACGCCTGCCGTATGTCTGTCTGAAGGCGAAGGGCCTCGTGCAGCACATGGCGGCGCTGGAGGGGCCGGACGCGGGCCGCGTCGTGGAGGTGCTGGACGCCAGCGGTGGCTACGCGAGCGCGTGCCTGGGCGCGGGCCATCCGCGCATGCAGGAGGCGCTGCGCGACGGCCTGGAGCGTACGGGCTATGTCACCGACGAGCTGGGCTCGTTGGAGCGCACGCTGCTCCTGGAGGAGCTGTTCGGCGCGCAGGGCCTCTGGGCGGACCGCTTCCCGGGGGACGCGTACCACGCGAGCGGCCGCAACTCCGGCTCCGAGGGCCTGGAGCTGGCGCTGCGCCTGGTGCTGGAGTCGAACTTCGACCGGCGGCGGATGGCGCCGAAGCCGGAGCGCTCGGAGCGGCGGACGATCCTCGCCTTCGAGGGCGCGTGGCACGGCTGGACGCAGGGCCTGGTGAGCCTGCTCAACCGCCGGCACTACCGGCTGGGGATGCCGCTGCCCGCGACGGAGGCGCTCGACGTGCAGTTCCTGCCGTTCGGGGAACTGGCGCACCTGGAGTCCTTCTTCGCGGAGCACGGGCGCAAGCTGGCCGGTGTGTTCGTGGAGCCCATCCAGGGGGACGCCGGCATCCTAGTGCCGCCCGCGGGCTACCTGCGACGGCTGGCCGCGCTGTGCCGCGAGCATGACGTGCTGCTGGTGGCGGACGAAGTGCTCACGTTCGCGAAGACGGGCCGCTTCTTCGGCATGACGGACGCGGAGGGGCCCATTCCCACGGACATCACCGTCATCGGCAAGAGCCTGGGCATGGGCGTCGTCTCCACGTCCATGGTGATTGCCCGGCGCGAGCTGTCGGTGCGCTCCAGCGGCGCGGTGTCCACGTCGGATTTGCGCCCCCTGACGAGCGCGGTGATGCGCTCTGGCATCCAGTACATGTCCGGCGAGGGCCTGGTGGAGCGCACGGGCCCGCTGGGCGAGCTGCTGCGCGAGCGGCTGCGCAAGGACGTGGCGCAGGTGTTCCCGGAGGTGTTCCAGGAGGTCCGGGGCCTGGGCTACATGAATGGCCTGGAGCTGACGGAGAAGGCGTCGGGGAGCCTGGGGCGGCTGCGGACGCGGCTGCTCGACGCGGGCATCTTCGTGGAGTTCATGGCGGGCGCGGGGCGACGTTCGCGGGGCTTGCGCTACCTGTTCCCTGCGATGCGCATCGCGCCGCCGCTCATCGCGGGGGAGGCGGACCTCCAGGAGATGGTCGCGCGCATCCAGCGCGGTGTGCGGGCCTTCGTGGAGTCCGGGTCGTGA
- a CDS encoding acyl-CoA thioesterase — MTEAAVLLPEILPSLRKRVEHVDTDASGVVHFSRYASLLETAGLEELERRGAGLAALTAQGLDLRVRELRVSYRAAARFQDWLVLVPSVDHVGPASLKLGVKVYREGAEPLLLASGSLDFAVVTQENGVPACLPPSLSSALKQAQ; from the coding sequence GTGACCGAGGCCGCGGTGCTACTGCCGGAGATCCTGCCCTCGCTGCGCAAGCGGGTGGAGCACGTGGACACGGATGCGTCTGGCGTCGTGCACTTCTCCCGCTACGCGTCGCTGCTGGAGACCGCGGGGCTGGAGGAGCTGGAGCGCCGGGGCGCGGGGCTCGCGGCCCTGACGGCGCAGGGCCTGGACCTGCGGGTGCGGGAGCTGCGCGTCAGCTACCGCGCGGCGGCGCGGTTCCAGGACTGGTTGGTGCTGGTGCCCTCCGTGGATCACGTGGGGCCCGCGAGCCTGAAGCTGGGCGTGAAGGTGTACCGCGAGGGCGCGGAGCCGTTGCTGCTCGCGTCCGGGAGTCTGGATTTCGCCGTCGTCACCCAAGAGAACGGAGTGCCCGCATGTCTACCGCCGTCCCTCAGCAGCGCGCTCAAGCAGGCGCAGTGA
- a CDS encoding 3-hydroxyacyl-ACP dehydratase FabZ family protein: MNEVERTPKPLGFTALKQWLRHRHPMIYLDRIVDHEPGKFLDALICISGNMDSIAGHFPERAIFPGSHLIQSYAQAGIILYQMSTSMLAEDELTLIGSVEARFLKVVVPGDQVLLHVQQNRLAGGLFHFTGKAMVGTTRVAAFRASLVRSRVADLGSPLW; this comes from the coding sequence GTGAATGAAGTGGAGCGCACGCCGAAGCCCCTGGGCTTCACGGCGCTGAAGCAGTGGCTGCGGCACCGCCACCCGATGATCTACCTGGACCGCATCGTGGACCATGAGCCGGGGAAGTTCCTGGACGCGCTCATCTGCATCTCCGGGAACATGGACAGCATCGCCGGGCACTTCCCGGAGCGGGCCATCTTCCCGGGCAGCCACCTCATCCAGTCCTACGCGCAGGCGGGCATCATCCTCTACCAGATGAGCACGTCGATGCTGGCCGAGGACGAGCTGACGCTCATCGGTTCGGTGGAGGCGCGCTTCCTCAAGGTGGTGGTGCCCGGAGACCAGGTGCTGCTGCACGTCCAGCAGAACCGGCTGGCGGGAGGGCTGTTCCACTTCACGGGCAAGGCCATGGTGGGGACGACTCGCGTGGCGGCGTTCCGCGCGAGCCTCGTTCGCTCCCGGGTCGCCGACCTGGGCTCGCCGCTGTGGTAG
- a CDS encoding beta-ketoacyl-[acyl-carrier-protein] synthase family protein — protein MVAPVVVTGAAWTTPLGRGLDAVWRRLLAGEHGFVEVPSPHRLRNTQAAVVPRRSGGLAEARSGGVAAKDAPASRALPTLEVEPERARSLSLERAADSQEPAGPAERLRSLAVETLREALAHADLAGDGTRTLFVLGTSLGAYLDDEGERNAPLHQWADAVVGTLGAKAPPVVLSTACSSGSDALVVGAECIRAGLADVCVCGGVDILTPSKRLAHSALSTLSPSRARAYDTRHDGMMLGEGAAFLVLESAAHAEQRSARILARLRGVGSANDAASMTSPDPAAAGARLAMERSLADAGLAASEIGLVNGHGSATPVNDRAEAAAFRSVFGSEGGPLVFATKGAFGHTLGATGAMEAIATILGLREGIVPPIVGLEQPDPDFPCPLSVGAPTRHAARKGLSVTLGFGGFDTSLVFEVAR, from the coding sequence GTGGTAGCACCCGTCGTCGTCACGGGCGCCGCGTGGACGACGCCCCTGGGGCGCGGCCTGGACGCCGTGTGGCGCCGGCTGCTCGCGGGCGAGCATGGCTTCGTGGAGGTTCCGTCCCCGCACCGGCTGCGCAACACGCAGGCGGCCGTGGTGCCACGGCGGTCGGGCGGGCTCGCGGAGGCGCGCTCTGGAGGCGTCGCGGCGAAGGACGCGCCGGCGTCCCGCGCGCTGCCGACGCTTGAGGTCGAGCCGGAGAGAGCACGCTCGCTTTCGTTGGAGCGTGCCGCTGACAGCCAGGAGCCAGCGGGCCCTGCGGAGCGGTTGCGCTCGCTCGCGGTGGAGACCCTGCGGGAGGCCTTGGCGCACGCGGACCTGGCGGGAGACGGGACGCGCACGCTCTTCGTGCTGGGAACCAGCCTGGGGGCCTACCTGGACGATGAAGGCGAGCGGAACGCCCCGCTGCACCAGTGGGCCGACGCGGTGGTGGGGACGCTGGGAGCGAAGGCGCCGCCCGTGGTGCTGTCCACGGCGTGCTCGTCGGGTTCGGATGCGCTCGTGGTAGGGGCGGAGTGCATTCGCGCGGGCCTCGCGGACGTCTGTGTTTGCGGCGGCGTGGACATCCTGACGCCGAGCAAGCGATTGGCGCACTCCGCGCTGTCCACGTTGTCTCCGTCGCGTGCGCGGGCCTATGACACGCGGCACGACGGCATGATGCTGGGGGAGGGCGCGGCGTTCCTGGTGCTGGAGTCGGCGGCGCACGCGGAGCAGCGGTCGGCGCGCATCCTGGCGCGGCTGCGCGGTGTGGGCTCGGCCAACGACGCGGCGAGCATGACGTCACCGGATCCCGCGGCGGCGGGTGCGCGGCTGGCGATGGAGCGCTCCCTGGCGGATGCGGGACTCGCGGCGTCGGAGATTGGACTGGTCAATGGTCATGGCTCCGCGACGCCGGTGAACGACCGTGCGGAGGCCGCGGCGTTCCGGAGCGTGTTTGGCTCCGAGGGTGGGCCGCTCGTGTTCGCGACGAAGGGCGCCTTCGGTCACACGCTGGGGGCCACCGGGGCGATGGAGGCCATCGCGACCATCCTGGGGCTACGGGAGGGCATCGTTCCGCCCATCGTCGGACTGGAGCAGCCGGACCCCGACTTTCCCTGCCCGCTGTCCGTGGGCGCGCCGACCCGGCATGCGGCCCGGAAGGGCTTGAGCGTGACGCTGGGCTTCGGTGGCTTCGACACGTCGCTCGTCTTCGAGGTGGCGCGATGA
- a CDS encoding coronafacic acid synthetase, translating to MTSLPSVALRGSAVVFADAPNPHLVKWKPSVRYADPLSWALVMAVGEATGALGEEFTRAADRCSLIQVGAVGPRETWAQVASDAARGFASPLRFPAATPSAPTGLSCIVHGLRGPTLALTMPVATGAEVALAMSVAWLQRGVVDWALIGSVLAVEGRPPGAGCVVLSRGTGPGVSVDVVARSLQFQAE from the coding sequence ATGACGTCCCTGCCTTCGGTGGCCCTGCGCGGCAGCGCGGTGGTGTTCGCGGACGCGCCGAATCCGCACCTCGTCAAATGGAAGCCGTCGGTGCGCTACGCGGATCCGCTGTCCTGGGCGCTGGTCATGGCCGTGGGCGAGGCGACCGGAGCATTGGGTGAGGAGTTCACGCGCGCCGCGGACCGGTGTTCGCTCATCCAGGTGGGCGCGGTGGGCCCTCGTGAGACGTGGGCGCAGGTGGCGAGCGATGCCGCGCGAGGCTTCGCGTCCCCGCTGCGCTTCCCCGCGGCGACGCCGAGCGCCCCCACGGGCCTGTCCTGCATCGTCCATGGGCTGCGAGGCCCGACGCTCGCGCTGACGATGCCGGTGGCGACGGGCGCGGAGGTCGCGCTGGCGATGTCCGTGGCGTGGCTCCAGCGTGGGGTCGTGGACTGGGCCCTCATCGGCTCGGTGCTGGCGGTCGAAGGCCGACCACCGGGCGCGGGCTGCGTCGTCCTGTCCCGGGGAACCGGCCCTGGCGTCAGCGTGGATGTCGTCGCGCGGTCCCTTCAATTCCAAGCGGAGTGA
- a CDS encoding class I adenylate-forming enzyme family protein: MASPLQELAGVPLATFQAFLDRIRDLTEAHPTADRAVSSLAAGWIARGLRPGDVVLLALPNGVGLLAQVFAVLAARGVPALVSPASPAGRQQSLVDALPARALVAMRAPAPHAEGVERFALGGAEVALFPDTTPPGAQPGEMVLLTSGTSGFASGCVFDLAALFRNADRHADAVGLRAGDTALVNLPLYYSYSMVAQAFSALRRGLELVISGPPFQPAAYLRLLAEQGITVSALTPLLVRGLLQHGEAFPEGLRCLGVGGDVLAPEHVKRMLQARPEGELYLTYGLSEAGPRVATLAAHAEPERRFASVGLPLPGTEVTLVPRGPDGQRELFVSSDTVMKRRIGIVEGEKQHALRGPRLLATGDVFDIDAQGYLYFQGRVSDFLVRGSEKISMASVRRLAMMLPGVLTARTQVIKSAEGDDYEVILTVADERRSVEQLSRDLFRLLRLAERPRAVQVVSADVAAASLHK, encoded by the coding sequence ATGGCTTCACCTCTCCAGGAACTCGCGGGCGTTCCGCTGGCCACCTTCCAGGCGTTCCTGGACCGGATCCGCGACCTCACCGAAGCGCACCCGACCGCCGACCGCGCCGTTTCGTCCCTGGCGGCCGGATGGATTGCCCGGGGGCTCAGGCCGGGGGATGTGGTGCTGCTCGCGCTGCCCAATGGCGTCGGCCTGCTGGCCCAGGTCTTCGCGGTGCTCGCGGCCCGGGGCGTCCCCGCGCTGGTGTCGCCGGCATCGCCCGCGGGCCGGCAGCAGTCGCTGGTGGATGCGTTGCCGGCGCGTGCGCTGGTGGCGATGCGCGCCCCCGCGCCGCACGCGGAAGGGGTGGAGCGCTTCGCCCTGGGTGGGGCGGAGGTGGCGCTGTTTCCGGACACCACGCCGCCGGGGGCCCAACCGGGGGAGATGGTGTTGCTCACGTCCGGCACCTCCGGATTCGCGAGCGGCTGTGTGTTCGACCTGGCCGCGCTCTTCCGCAACGCGGACCGGCACGCGGACGCGGTGGGCCTGCGCGCGGGGGACACGGCCCTGGTGAACCTGCCGTTGTATTACTCGTATTCGATGGTCGCGCAGGCGTTCTCCGCGCTGCGGCGTGGGCTGGAGCTGGTCATCAGCGGGCCGCCGTTCCAGCCCGCGGCGTACCTGCGCCTCCTGGCGGAGCAGGGCATCACCGTGTCCGCGCTGACGCCGCTGCTGGTGCGCGGGTTGCTGCAACACGGGGAGGCCTTCCCTGAAGGGCTGCGGTGCCTGGGCGTGGGGGGGGACGTGCTCGCGCCCGAGCATGTGAAGCGGATGCTGCAAGCGCGGCCGGAGGGCGAGCTGTACCTGACCTATGGCCTCTCCGAGGCAGGGCCGCGCGTGGCGACGCTCGCCGCGCATGCGGAGCCGGAGCGCCGCTTCGCGTCCGTGGGATTGCCCCTGCCGGGCACGGAGGTGACGCTCGTGCCGCGTGGGCCGGATGGACAGCGGGAGCTGTTTGTCTCGTCAGACACGGTGATGAAGCGCCGCATCGGCATCGTGGAGGGGGAGAAGCAGCATGCGCTGCGAGGTCCCCGGCTGTTGGCCACGGGGGACGTGTTCGACATCGACGCGCAGGGCTACTTGTACTTCCAGGGACGCGTCTCCGACTTCCTGGTGCGAGGCAGTGAGAAGATCAGCATGGCCTCCGTGCGGCGTCTGGCCATGATGCTCCCAGGCGTGCTCACCGCACGCACGCAGGTCATCAAGAGCGCGGAGGGGGACGACTACGAAGTGATCCTCACCGTGGCGGATGAACGCCGCTCCGTGGAGCAGCTGTCCCGCGACCTGTTCCGCCTGCTGCGCCTCGCGGAGCGTCCCCGCGCCGTGCAGGTGGTTTCGGCGGATGTCGCGGCGGCCTCCCTGCACAAATGA
- a CDS encoding DUF5953 family protein yields the protein MTMQSRLLISVYAPALEGDDGRALAAVHEMERALPGLRLEWEVSKEGRLVALPQRDAWLAEAEQRGEFPLLCNGDESNPVTITGLRRPASLLPGGQPQLQVHAKLPLDIAAASRVLEGIAKGTHAFWGHASPKGFGSEVAQQMRNTTHGPALSPRGLPMLTPPDEIRSPEIPHHLGWLNYWSAAAARNIGFPDAARDAELVSRARRTETGGWVVRLTDTPLDFNKPDHLTALLRAYERFPEIGGRSGR from the coding sequence ATGACGATGCAAAGTCGCCTCTTGATTTCTGTCTACGCGCCAGCGCTAGAGGGCGATGACGGCCGCGCACTGGCTGCCGTCCACGAAATGGAAAGGGCTCTGCCCGGCTTGCGACTGGAGTGGGAGGTCTCCAAGGAAGGGCGGCTCGTCGCGCTGCCTCAGCGTGATGCATGGCTCGCAGAGGCAGAACAGCGCGGAGAGTTTCCCCTCCTATGCAATGGCGACGAGAGCAACCCGGTGACGATCACGGGGTTGCGAAGGCCCGCGAGCCTGCTCCCAGGGGGCCAGCCCCAGCTTCAGGTCCATGCGAAGCTGCCGCTCGACATCGCGGCGGCATCACGTGTGCTGGAGGGCATCGCGAAAGGAACTCACGCGTTCTGGGGGCATGCGTCGCCGAAGGGTTTCGGCTCGGAAGTCGCGCAGCAGATGCGCAACACAACACATGGGCCGGCGCTCTCACCGCGTGGGCTGCCCATGCTCACCCCTCCAGATGAAATCCGTTCGCCCGAGATTCCGCACCACCTCGGGTGGTTGAACTACTGGTCGGCTGCTGCCGCACGAAACATCGGGTTCCCAGACGCGGCCCGCGATGCCGAGCTGGTGTCACGGGCGCGGCGCACGGAGACAGGCGGCTGGGTTGTCCGGCTCACGGACACCCCTCTCGATTTCAACAAACCCGACCACCTGACCGCGCTCCTGCGGGCCTATGAGCGCTTCCCGGAAATCGGTGGACGCTCGGGGCGCTAA
- a CDS encoding DUF6310 domain-containing protein, translated as MRFRAYISLLLFLSACATSKPLPVEQGTRSLRIANLQRAAKLPWTDGGHCVVQEAAQPWAVMVERCFQSVDHDRVRFHDPTGRCTVASANAAVMGLGVCVLVAPEVVVGAIVILGVVVVAAAIKEELDAYELRQLYPEETATARGTKAAPQEVVSKRNPKLEPEPSGQGLRPPMPPAPLDRVRHPRCEPIPVPHRGGDGAHNACADRVPPNRYQGMDVLVDGKHFDALQVGVRVLWEIKTDRFDTYSDFLQEQVAKDQVAEMLEERRIARACGYGFVVGVSTHAHREALLDLEPSLAPNLVVTGCER; from the coding sequence ATCCGTTTCCGCGCGTACATCTCACTCCTCCTCTTTCTTTCAGCCTGCGCTACGTCGAAGCCGCTTCCCGTCGAGCAGGGAACCCGGAGCCTGAGAATCGCCAACCTCCAGCGAGCGGCGAAGCTGCCCTGGACTGACGGTGGACATTGCGTCGTCCAAGAAGCGGCCCAGCCCTGGGCCGTGATGGTGGAGCGGTGCTTTCAGTCGGTCGACCATGACCGGGTCCGGTTTCACGACCCGACGGGAAGATGCACGGTCGCCTCGGCGAACGCGGCCGTCATGGGACTCGGCGTCTGCGTCCTGGTCGCACCCGAGGTCGTTGTGGGAGCCATCGTCATCCTTGGCGTGGTGGTGGTAGCTGCCGCCATCAAGGAGGAGCTGGATGCGTATGAGCTACGTCAGCTCTATCCCGAGGAGACAGCGACCGCGCGAGGAACGAAGGCGGCGCCCCAGGAAGTTGTATCGAAACGGAATCCCAAGCTGGAGCCGGAGCCATCCGGCCAGGGCTTGCGTCCCCCGATGCCACCGGCCCCTCTTGACCGGGTGCGCCACCCCCGGTGCGAGCCCATTCCGGTGCCACACCGAGGCGGAGACGGCGCGCACAACGCGTGCGCCGATAGGGTCCCGCCCAACCGATACCAGGGCATGGACGTGCTCGTTGACGGCAAGCACTTCGACGCGCTGCAAGTCGGGGTGCGCGTCCTCTGGGAGATCAAGACCGACCGATTTGACACCTACAGTGACTTCCTCCAGGAGCAGGTGGCCAAGGATCAGGTGGCCGAGATGCTGGAAGAACGCAGGATCGCGCGTGCATGTGGATATGGCTTCGTCGTCGGGGTCAGCACCCACGCGCACAGGGAAGCATTGCTCGACCTGGAACCTTCTCTTGCCCCCAATCTCGTCGTTACGGGATGCGAACGATGA